In Desulfosudis oleivorans Hxd3, the DNA window GTTATTGACCACCGGAACGGTGCGGGACGGGTTTGAGTCACGAATGGGCAGCATTTACACTGTCAAACCAAGGAGGTTGCAAGCGGGGTCACTTTTCGGCGGCAATTCGCATGCTCAGGTCCACGGCCCGGGCCGAGTGGGTCAGGCTGCCCATGGAGATGATATTCACGCCGGTGTCGGCCAGTGCCCGCAGGTTCTCCCGTGCCACGGAGCCGGACACCTCTACCAGTGCCCGGCCGGAAATGGTGTTTACCGCCTGCCGGATCGCCTCCATGTCCATGTTATCCAGCATGATCACATCCGCGCCGGCCTCAAGTGCCTGGGCCACCTCATCCTGATTAGAAACTTCGATCTCGATTTTTACCAGGTGATGAACCGCTGCCCTGGCTTTTGCCACGGCCTGAGCAATACCGCCGCAGGCAGCGATGTGGTTATCCTTGATCAGGACACCGTCAAACAGGCCCATACGGTGGTTGGCGGCGCCACCCGCGCGCACCGCGTACTTTTCCAGCACGCGCAGGCCCGGCGTGGTTTTCCGGGTGTCCACCAGGCGCACCGTTGTTCCGGCCAGTTCATCAACGCAGGCCCGGGTAAAGGTGGCAATGCCGGAGAGCCGCTGAAGGATGTTCAGGGCCAGGCGCTCACCCTTGAGCAGGGCCTGCATGCTGCCTTCCATCTGCATCACCTTTGTGCCGGTCTTTACTCTGTCGCCGTCCGTGGCCATGAAGAGGCAGGCCATTTCCGG includes these proteins:
- the nadC gene encoding carboxylating nicotinate-nucleotide diphosphorylase, producing the protein MELLIPYIIESGLSEDIGAGDITTDALIDAEAMGRGYIVAKEDLVIAGLNAAAAVFETLDPEMACLFMATDGDRVKTGTKVMQMEGSMQALLKGERLALNILQRLSGIATFTRACVDELAGTTVRLVDTRKTTPGLRVLEKYAVRAGGAANHRMGLFDGVLIKDNHIAACGGIAQAVAKARAAVHHLVKIEIEVSNQDEVAQALEAGADVIMLDNMDMEAIRQAVNTISGRALVEVSGSVARENLRALADTGVNIISMGSLTHSARAVDLSMRIAAEK